In the Ruminococcus sp. OA3 genome, one interval contains:
- the kdpB gene encoding potassium-transporting ATPase subunit KdpB, translated as MTEKSKTALADKKMIARAIKDSFIKLKPKTQAQNPVMLLVYISAVLTTVLWIISLFGIQDASSGFTLAIAVILWLTVLFANFAEAIAEGRGKAQADSLRAAKRDVTAYKILSPGEKDRITEVPSVSLKKGDIVIVKAGQQIPADGEVIEGAASVDESAITGESAPVIRESGGDRSAVTGGTTVLSDWIVVEVTSEAGESFLDKMIAMVEGASRKKTPNEMALQIFLVALSIIFILVTLSLYTFSMFSADQAGISNPTSVTTLVALLVCLAPTTIGALLSAIGIAGMSRLNQANVLAMSGRAIEAAGDVDILMLDKTGTITLGNRQAHEFIPVDGCSDRELADAAQIASLADETPEGRSVVILAKEQFGIRGRSLHDKSMTFVPFSARTRMSGVDFDGNEIRKGAADAVKAYVEAAKGTYSSQCDEVVKKISNQGGTPLVVAKNHRIMGVIHLKDIIKQGVSEKFADLRKMGIKTIMITGDNPLTAAAIAAEAGVDDFLAEATPEGKLEMIRDLQKKGHLVAMTGDGTNDAPALAQADVAVAMNSGTQAAKEAGNMVDLDSSPTKLIDIVRIGKQLLMTRGSLTTFSIANDVAKYFAIIPALFVGLYPGLSALNIMGLNSPQSAILSAIIYNALIIVALIPLALKGVKYREVSAGRLLGRNLLVYGVGGLIAPFIFIKLIDMILVMFGLV; from the coding sequence ATGACTGAAAAATCAAAGACGGCTCTTGCAGATAAAAAAATGATAGCGAGAGCGATAAAAGATTCATTTATCAAATTAAAACCAAAAACACAGGCACAAAATCCCGTCATGCTGCTGGTATATATATCAGCAGTACTGACAACTGTTCTGTGGATCATATCCTTGTTCGGGATCCAGGACGCTTCGTCAGGATTTACACTGGCAATTGCAGTCATTCTCTGGCTTACCGTACTGTTTGCCAATTTTGCAGAAGCAATCGCTGAGGGGAGGGGAAAAGCTCAGGCAGACTCCCTGCGTGCGGCAAAACGTGATGTGACGGCGTATAAGATACTAAGCCCCGGAGAAAAGGACCGTATCACGGAGGTTCCGTCGGTTTCTCTGAAAAAAGGGGATATTGTAATCGTAAAGGCAGGACAGCAGATTCCTGCAGACGGCGAGGTTATCGAAGGTGCAGCTTCTGTTGATGAGAGTGCCATTACCGGTGAGTCTGCCCCGGTCATCCGTGAAAGCGGCGGAGACCGGAGTGCAGTGACAGGAGGAACAACGGTTCTTTCTGACTGGATCGTGGTGGAAGTGACGAGTGAGGCAGGAGAGAGCTTTCTGGATAAAATGATTGCCATGGTTGAGGGGGCTTCAAGAAAGAAAACGCCAAATGAGATGGCTCTTCAGATTTTTCTGGTGGCGTTGTCCATTATTTTCATTCTGGTTACACTTTCTCTGTATACGTTCTCTATGTTTTCTGCTGACCAGGCGGGAATATCGAACCCGACATCTGTTACCACATTAGTGGCATTGCTGGTATGCCTTGCACCTACTACAATCGGTGCGCTCCTGTCAGCGATCGGAATTGCGGGTATGAGCCGGCTGAATCAGGCCAATGTGCTGGCAATGAGCGGCCGTGCGATTGAGGCGGCAGGTGATGTTGACATTCTGATGCTGGATAAGACAGGAACCATCACACTGGGAAACCGGCAGGCACATGAGTTCATCCCGGTAGACGGATGTTCCGACAGGGAGCTGGCAGATGCCGCACAGATCGCCTCGCTGGCAGATGAAACACCGGAGGGAAGAAGCGTCGTGATTCTGGCAAAGGAGCAGTTTGGCATTCGGGGACGCAGTCTGCATGATAAGAGCATGACTTTTGTTCCCTTCTCTGCCAGGACCAGGATGAGCGGTGTGGATTTTGATGGCAATGAGATCCGCAAAGGTGCAGCAGATGCTGTCAAAGCTTATGTTGAAGCTGCTAAAGGAACCTACAGCAGTCAGTGCGACGAAGTTGTTAAGAAGATTTCCAATCAGGGAGGAACTCCGCTGGTAGTTGCCAAAAATCACAGGATTATGGGAGTCATCCATCTGAAAGATATTATCAAACAGGGGGTCTCGGAAAAATTTGCGGATCTCAGGAAAATGGGAATCAAGACGATTATGATTACTGGTGACAATCCGCTGACTGCAGCCGCAATTGCAGCCGAAGCGGGGGTGGATGATTTTCTGGCAGAAGCAACACCTGAAGGAAAGCTGGAAATGATCCGGGACCTTCAGAAAAAAGGTCATCTGGTCGCCATGACAGGAGACGGAACGAATGACGCTCCTGCACTGGCTCAGGCTGATGTGGCGGTGGCGATGAATTCAGGCACGCAGGCAGCAAAAGAAGCCGGCAACATGGTCGATCTGGATTCATCACCTACGAAGCTTATAGATATTGTCAGAATAGGTAAACAGCTGCTGATGACGAGGGGAAGTCTGACAACATTCTCCATAGCCAACGATGTGGCAAAATATTTTGCAATCATACCGGCACTGTTTGTCGGATTATATCCGGGACTCTCAGCACTCAATATTATGGGACTGAACTCTCCGCAGAGTGCAATTTTATCGGCGATTATTTATAATGCGCTGATCATTGTGGCATTGATTCCACTGGCATTAAAAGGAGTTAAATACCGTGAAGTGTCAGCGGGCAGGCTGCTTGGCAGAAATCTGCTGGTGTACGGAGTCGGCGGTTTAATCGCGCCGTTTATCTTTATCAAGCTGATCGATATGATTCTTGTGATGTTTGGACTGGTATAA
- the kdpC gene encoding potassium-transporting ATPase subunit KdpC, with the protein MKTLKSSLPRAAVCVLIFTILCGVVYTGIVTGIAQIFFHDNANGSIIEVDGKKYGSELLGQQYTDDSHMWGRIMSVDVSTFTDADGNHLMYSAPSNLSPAGEEFQALVAERVDKLRAANPANADEPIPVDLVTNSGSGLDPHISPDAAEYQVARIADSRDMAEDEVREIIESCTKGKVLGVFGEKTVNVLKVNLMLDGILK; encoded by the coding sequence ATGAAGACATTAAAATCAAGTCTGCCTCGTGCAGCTGTCTGTGTATTGATATTTACAATACTCTGCGGTGTGGTCTACACAGGAATTGTGACCGGAATCGCACAGATATTTTTTCATGATAATGCAAATGGCAGTATCATCGAAGTTGACGGAAAAAAATACGGAAGCGAGCTGCTGGGGCAGCAGTATACGGATGACAGCCATATGTGGGGACGTATTATGAGCGTTGATGTATCCACATTTACGGATGCGGACGGAAATCATCTGATGTATTCGGCTCCCTCAAACTTAAGTCCGGCAGGAGAAGAATTTCAGGCGCTTGTAGCCGAGAGAGTCGACAAACTGCGGGCAGCCAATCCTGCAAATGCTGATGAGCCCATCCCTGTTGACCTTGTAACGAATTCTGGCAGCGGGCTCGATCCTCATATTTCACCGGACGCAGCCGAATATCAGGTGGCGAGAATCGCAGACAGCCGTGATATGGCTGAGGATGAGGTCAGGGAAATTATAGAAAGCTGTACAAAGGGCAAAGTACTGGGCGTATTTGGCGAAAAGACAGTCAATGTCCTGAAAGTTAATCTGATGCTCGACGGAATTCTGAAATAA
- a CDS encoding sensor histidine kinase KdpD, with protein sequence MDDIRANPDLLLKKIEEETQDRNRGHLRIFFGYAAGVGKTYAMLKAAHAEKRRGVDVIVGYVEPHTRPQTMQLLKGLECLQNQEIEHKGIRLKELDLDAAIERKPQLILVDELAHTNAEGCRHLKRYQDVEELLNNGIDVYTTVNVQHIESLNDIVASITGVLVRERIPDHVFDRADQVSLVDIEPEELIERLNEGKIYKEHQARRALGNFFTTENLVALREIALRRTADRINRISDKIKQSQSSDYYTDEHIMVCLSSSPTNARLIRTAARMANAFKGNFTALFVETPDFSRMEGENKERLRKNMKLAQQLGAHIETTYGDNIALQISEFARLSGVSKVVVGRSSARRRSIFGRQSLTEQLITYSPNLDVYIIPDKNTPAYKAAHILKGDGRGNLLPDLLKTLAMLAGATAIGTVFYECGFSEANIITIYILCVLVTSVITSRRIFSLILSVFCVFVFNFFFTVPRFTFQAYDSGYPVTFVVMFIAAFITSSLAVKIKRQAFQAAQSAYRTRILLETNQMLAQAEQVSDIISVTAQQLVKLLKRNLVFYRAEDGTLAKPQVFMADGEQTEKGIYTTDNEQAVAAWVFKNNKHAGAGTNTLGSAVCMYLAVRITDKVYGVVGIAVHNRPLDSFENSVILSILGECALALEKDMAIKDRQEAAALARNEQLRANLLRSISHDLRTPLTSISGNAGILLASEEHLDMGQRRQLYSDIYDDSLWLINLVENLLSVTRIEDGTMHLNLTTELLDEVVTEAMHHINRRSVEHEIIVTQSEDFILVKIDARLIMQVIMNIVDNAVKYTPSGSQIDVRTRREGSWAVIEISDNGDGISDEAKQRIFDMFYTANVKVADSRRSMGLGLALCKSIINAHGGEISVCDNNPKGALFRFTLPAEEVTLHE encoded by the coding sequence ATGGATGATATAAGAGCAAACCCTGATCTGCTGCTTAAAAAAATTGAAGAGGAAACTCAGGACAGGAACCGGGGACACTTACGAATTTTCTTTGGCTATGCTGCCGGTGTGGGGAAAACGTATGCGATGCTGAAGGCTGCTCATGCAGAAAAACGTCGTGGTGTGGATGTCATTGTCGGATATGTGGAACCACATACCAGACCTCAGACCATGCAGCTTCTAAAGGGGCTGGAATGTCTGCAAAACCAGGAAATTGAACATAAGGGCATCAGGCTGAAAGAATTGGATCTGGATGCTGCAATAGAGAGGAAACCGCAGCTGATTCTGGTGGATGAGCTGGCGCATACGAATGCGGAAGGCTGCCGTCATCTGAAACGGTATCAGGATGTGGAAGAACTGCTGAATAACGGAATTGATGTCTATACCACAGTCAATGTCCAGCATATCGAGAGCCTGAATGACATTGTGGCATCCATAACCGGTGTACTGGTCAGGGAAAGGATTCCGGATCACGTATTCGACCGGGCAGATCAGGTATCTCTGGTTGATATTGAACCGGAAGAACTGATCGAGCGTCTGAATGAGGGCAAAATTTATAAAGAACACCAGGCGCGCAGGGCGCTGGGGAATTTTTTTACGACGGAGAATCTGGTGGCGCTGAGGGAAATAGCGCTCCGAAGAACAGCTGACCGCATTAACCGGATATCGGATAAAATCAAGCAGTCACAGAGCAGCGATTACTATACGGATGAGCACATCATGGTGTGTCTGTCCTCGTCACCTACGAATGCCAGGCTGATACGAACAGCAGCCAGAATGGCAAATGCCTTTAAAGGAAATTTTACGGCGCTGTTTGTGGAAACCCCCGATTTTTCCAGAATGGAGGGTGAGAATAAAGAACGGCTGAGGAAAAACATGAAGCTGGCGCAGCAGCTGGGAGCTCATATTGAGACGACATATGGGGACAATATTGCTTTGCAGATTTCAGAATTTGCAAGGCTTTCTGGCGTTTCCAAGGTAGTAGTGGGAAGGTCCAGCGCCAGAAGAAGAAGCATTTTTGGGCGTCAGTCCCTGACAGAACAGCTGATCACATATTCCCCCAATCTTGACGTATATATCATTCCGGATAAGAATACGCCAGCTTACAAAGCCGCACATATACTGAAGGGGGACGGGCGGGGCAACCTGCTGCCCGACCTGTTAAAGACTCTCGCTATGCTTGCCGGGGCTACAGCCATAGGAACTGTGTTTTATGAGTGTGGATTCAGCGAAGCTAATATTATCACCATTTATATCCTGTGTGTGCTGGTCACCTCTGTAATCACATCCCGGAGGATTTTCAGTCTGATACTTTCAGTATTCTGTGTGTTTGTATTTAACTTTTTCTTTACTGTGCCGCGCTTTACGTTTCAGGCGTACGACAGCGGATATCCGGTTACGTTTGTGGTGATGTTTATCGCCGCGTTTATCACAAGTTCTCTTGCAGTCAAGATCAAGCGCCAGGCGTTCCAGGCTGCACAGTCGGCTTACAGGACCCGGATCCTGCTTGAGACTAATCAGATGCTGGCACAGGCAGAGCAGGTATCAGATATTATATCCGTGACAGCACAGCAACTGGTGAAACTTTTGAAGCGGAATCTTGTATTTTACCGTGCTGAGGATGGAACACTGGCTAAACCTCAGGTCTTTATGGCCGACGGTGAGCAGACGGAAAAAGGTATTTATACAACAGACAATGAACAGGCGGTGGCAGCATGGGTATTTAAAAACAACAAACATGCGGGTGCCGGTACAAATACGCTGGGAAGTGCCGTCTGTATGTACCTGGCAGTCCGCATCACCGATAAGGTATACGGCGTCGTAGGAATCGCGGTACATAACCGGCCGCTGGATTCTTTTGAGAACAGTGTGATACTGTCAATCCTGGGAGAATGTGCACTGGCGCTTGAGAAAGACATGGCTATAAAAGACCGTCAGGAAGCTGCAGCTCTTGCCAGAAATGAACAGCTGAGGGCCAATCTGCTTCGTTCCATTTCACATGACCTGCGAACTCCGCTGACTTCCATTTCCGGAAATGCCGGAATTTTACTGGCCAGTGAGGAGCATCTGGATATGGGACAGCGCAGACAGCTCTATTCTGATATCTATGATGATTCCCTGTGGCTTATCAATCTGGTGGAGAATCTGCTTTCGGTTACCAGGATTGAAGACGGGACCATGCATCTGAATCTGACCACAGAATTACTCGATGAAGTGGTGACAGAGGCGATGCATCATATCAACCGGCGCAGTGTGGAGCATGAAATTATAGTAACACAGTCAGAAGACTTTATCCTGGTTAAAATAGATGCACGGCTCATTATGCAGGTGATAATGAATATCGTGGACAATGCAGTCAAATATACGCCGTCAGGATCACAGATCGATGTAAGAACACGCAGAGAGGGAAGCTGGGCGGTGATTGAAATATCTGATAACGGCGATGGAATATCGGATGAGGCAAAACAGAGAATATTCGATATGTTTTATACGGCAAATGTAAAGGTGGCGGACAGCAGACGGAGCATGGGTCTGGGACTTGCGCTCTGTAAGTCTATTATAAACGCCCACGGCGGAGAAATTTCTGTATGTGATAACAATCCAAAGGGTGCGCTGTTTCGGTTTACACTGCCGGCAGAGGAGGTAACGTTACATGAATAA
- a CDS encoding response regulator transcription factor produces MNKPMVLVVEDDAAVRNLITTTLGTQDYKYHTAATGEAAIVEAVSHKPDVVLLDLGLPDMDGVEIIKKIRSWSNMPIIVISARSEDMDKIYALDAGADDYLTKPFSVEELLARLRVTFRRLNYVQGQTAEEASVFHNGSLTVDYASGCAYMDDLELHLTPIEYRLLCLLCKNVGKVLTHAYITREIWGSAWENDVASLRVHMATLRKKIEKDPTIPQYIQTHVGVGYRMLRV; encoded by the coding sequence ATGAATAAACCAATGGTTCTTGTAGTAGAAGATGATGCGGCAGTTCGGAACCTGATAACAACCACACTGGGGACACAGGACTATAAATATCACACCGCGGCAACAGGCGAGGCCGCAATTGTGGAAGCGGTTTCTCATAAGCCGGATGTGGTTCTGCTGGATCTGGGGCTTCCTGATATGGATGGGGTGGAGATCATAAAGAAGATCCGATCCTGGTCAAATATGCCGATCATTGTTATCAGCGCACGGAGTGAGGATATGGACAAAATTTACGCACTGGATGCCGGCGCAGATGATTATCTGACAAAACCCTTTTCCGTGGAAGAACTGCTGGCGAGACTCAGGGTGACTTTTCGAAGGCTGAATTATGTGCAGGGACAGACGGCGGAGGAAGCTTCCGTTTTTCATAATGGCAGTCTGACGGTTGACTACGCTTCCGGATGTGCGTATATGGATGATTTGGAGCTGCATCTGACACCTATCGAATACAGGCTTCTGTGCCTGCTGTGTAAAAATGTGGGCAAAGTACTGACCCATGCCTATATCACGAGAGAAATCTGGGGAAGTGCCTGGGAAAATGATGTTGCCTCGCTCCGTGTTCACATGGCCACACTGCGCAAAAAGATTGAAAAAGATCCGACAATCCCACAGTATATTCAGACACATGTCGGAGTGGGATACCGGATGCTGCGCGTCTGA
- a CDS encoding glycerol dehydrogenase, whose product MAQIIASPSRYIQGKGEIRNLCSFAQNYGKKLCILVSSSGKKRVEAAITEGQKDTEIEIVFEIFNGECCMTEINRIIEIVKAAGCDMIAGVGGGKIHDTAKAVGFYAGIPVVIVPTIASTDAPCSALSVIYSVDGVFEKYLFLPSSPDIVLVDTDIVSRAPARLLISGMGDALATYFEARACRQSDAVNCVGGKSTLAALALARLCYDTLMENGVSAAIAAEEKVCTKAVENVIEANTYLSGIGFESGGLAGAHAIHNGLTVIKETHGLYHGEKVAFGTLVQLVLENADMEEIEEVLEFCQAVGLPTTLEELGITEVKSEEIMEVARLAAAEGDTLCNMPFEVTPEDVYAAIMAADALGRCFTEE is encoded by the coding sequence ATGGCACAGATTATTGCAAGTCCAAGCAGATATATTCAGGGCAAGGGTGAGATCAGAAATTTATGTTCTTTTGCTCAAAACTATGGGAAAAAACTTTGTATCCTGGTCAGCTCATCGGGGAAAAAACGTGTGGAGGCAGCGATCACGGAAGGTCAGAAGGATACTGAAATTGAGATTGTGTTTGAAATATTTAACGGTGAATGCTGTATGACAGAGATCAACCGGATCATAGAAATTGTAAAGGCAGCCGGCTGTGATATGATCGCAGGCGTCGGCGGCGGTAAGATTCATGATACGGCAAAAGCAGTCGGCTTTTATGCGGGTATTCCTGTGGTTATCGTGCCGACGATTGCCTCTACCGATGCACCGTGCAGCGCCCTTTCCGTTATCTATTCAGTGGATGGAGTTTTTGAAAAATATCTGTTTCTGCCGTCCAGCCCGGATATTGTGCTGGTTGACACGGATATTGTGAGCAGGGCACCTGCAAGACTGTTGATCTCCGGTATGGGGGATGCGCTTGCCACATACTTCGAGGCGAGAGCCTGCAGGCAGTCAGATGCGGTAAACTGTGTAGGCGGAAAGAGCACGCTAGCAGCGCTGGCGCTGGCTCGGCTTTGTTATGACACGCTGATGGAGAATGGAGTAAGTGCAGCGATCGCGGCGGAGGAGAAGGTGTGTACCAAGGCTGTGGAAAATGTGATTGAGGCCAATACGTATCTGTCCGGAATCGGATTTGAGAGCGGGGGGCTTGCCGGGGCACATGCAATCCACAATGGGCTGACGGTGATTAAAGAGACACATGGGTTGTATCATGGAGAGAAAGTGGCATTCGGTACACTGGTTCAGCTTGTGCTTGAGAATGCTGACATGGAGGAGATAGAAGAGGTACTGGAATTCTGCCAGGCTGTAGGACTTCCCACCACGCTTGAAGAGCTTGGAATCACGGAAGTTAAATCTGAGGAAATCATGGAAGTTGCCAGGCTTGCCGCAGCAGAGGGTGATACCCTCTGTAATATGCCTTTTGAGGTTACTCCCGAAGATGTATATGCCGCGATCATGGCGGCGGATGCACTTGGAAGATGTTTTACAGAGGAATAA
- a CDS encoding prepilin-type N-terminal cleavage/methylation domain-containing protein yields MKKKLDKNNRGFTLVELIVVIVIILVLAAVMVPSILRYVNKAKEASYISECSTVVTMANIHAAEVYSRLGSDSLQTVLNRPEERKAITEAAGVSGSINYIRCDAATDTVIQLEYVAKDGTVVLYDVSADPQYRIMDRENGILTGSTAQDYLNSLQSLLNLVGGTASADAIKALYPQEEYPDLYYSNGNLKTNLDSQYLQLYMKAKNKGSYPPVDTSTLPQELQNLDTGKILQNQVWIPMMIKDSEGNSITVMASGNFSDQNKNYGAAHASVIYNPVDQSYYYHANYSGTQINTKYLSDQNPSWDDIIGNDSWKKLE; encoded by the coding sequence GGGGGTTCACTCTGGTTGAACTTATTGTGGTTATCGTTATTATTCTGGTCCTGGCAGCCGTTATGGTACCATCTATACTACGTTACGTTAACAAAGCAAAGGAAGCCTCTTATATTTCAGAGTGCAGTACCGTCGTAACAATGGCGAATATCCATGCCGCAGAAGTTTACTCCCGCCTTGGCAGCGACAGTCTGCAAACTGTTTTAAACCGGCCAGAGGAGCGGAAAGCGATTACCGAAGCGGCTGGTGTGAGTGGCAGTATCAATTACATCAGATGCGATGCAGCTACCGATACTGTTATACAGCTGGAGTATGTTGCAAAAGATGGAACCGTGGTACTCTATGATGTATCTGCAGATCCACAATACAGGATTATGGACCGCGAAAATGGCATTCTGACCGGAAGTACAGCACAGGACTATCTGAATTCCCTGCAGTCACTTCTGAACCTTGTTGGGGGAACAGCCAGTGCTGATGCAATCAAGGCCCTTTATCCGCAGGAAGAATATCCGGATTTGTATTATAGTAACGGAAACCTGAAAACAAATCTGGACTCCCAGTATCTGCAGCTGTACATGAAGGCCAAGAACAAGGGCTCCTATCCTCCTGTTGATACGAGCACACTTCCGCAGGAACTGCAGAATCTGGACACAGGAAAAATTCTGCAAAACCAGGTTTGGATTCCGATGATGATCAAGGACAGTGAAGGTAACTCCATTACCGTCATGGCTTCCGGTAATTTTTCAGACCAGAATAAAAATTATGGCGCAGCGCATGCGTCTGTCATTTACAATCCTGTTGATCAAAGTTATTACTATCATGCAAACTATTCAGGAACCCAAATTAATACCAAGTACCTTAGCGATCAGAATCCAAGCTGGGATGACATTATCGGAAACGATTCATGGAAAAAGCTCGAATAA